The Crocosphaera subtropica ATCC 51142 genome includes a window with the following:
- a CDS encoding ShlB/FhaC/HecB family hemolysin secretion/activation protein: MVFLGLCLLLVIIQIEVFANSLNEMESIPEKDSSNSIIKTNAEEIKTIENCPLIFQSKTDLVDNNFLFSLIVEKKTIEIIVTGNTAFTTQQIMDFPEVNNIIQTYQGKNLNLETFNQVYQILADTITNYYLTEGYITSKATIQPLSSITKNTEAKITIIEGNLSELNLIGRKNLHLGYLCDRLLLGITSPLNITQLEKQLRRLSLNPLLDTVDANLKASGKPGLSIIVVTVKESERWQFGLGIDNFSPPSIGSDRTGTFLQNNNLTGWGDNISLSYYRSTTDGGNTLDAIYQLPLNPQEGTLQIRVIPTWTRITQEPLDDFNITGNKQVYEMSFRQPLWRNLSDEFALSVGFRYQNGQTLINGEIAPIENARNRSTIVQLGQDYLSRDEQGFWFLRSQFNWGVDLFDATIRSGSTPDSRFFSWLFQGQRVQRWDDNHLMIIRGELQLTPDPLLPDQWFIIGGAESVRGYRQNIRFGDNGFRLSVENRINILDNSVNESTLEIAPFIDMGTVWFATDNDNSQNKKFIMGTGLGLIWNDAATIEGLTLRLDYGIPLISLPHFGNNLQEKGLYFQINYSP; this comes from the coding sequence ATGGTTTTTCTGGGTTTATGCTTATTATTAGTGATCATACAGATTGAAGTATTTGCTAACTCTCTAAATGAAATGGAATCTATACCAGAAAAAGATAGTAGTAATTCTATTATTAAAACCAATGCTGAAGAGATAAAAACCATAGAAAATTGTCCTCTAATTTTTCAATCTAAAACTGATTTAGTTGACAACAATTTTTTATTCTCTTTGATAGTTGAGAAAAAAACAATTGAGATTATAGTAACAGGAAATACTGCCTTCACCACACAGCAAATTATGGATTTTCCAGAAGTCAATAATATTATTCAAACTTATCAAGGAAAAAACTTAAATTTAGAAACATTCAACCAAGTTTATCAAATCTTAGCGGATACAATTACTAACTATTATTTAACAGAAGGTTATATTACTTCAAAAGCCACTATCCAGCCTTTATCTAGCATAACAAAAAATACAGAGGCTAAAATCACTATTATTGAGGGAAATCTTTCTGAATTAAACTTAATCGGTAGAAAAAATTTACACCTAGGTTATCTTTGCGATCGCCTTCTTTTAGGAATTACTTCACCCCTTAATATTACCCAATTAGAAAAACAGTTAAGACGACTCTCTTTAAATCCACTGTTAGACACAGTTGATGCTAACCTTAAAGCATCAGGAAAACCGGGATTAAGTATTATCGTTGTGACAGTAAAAGAAAGTGAAAGATGGCAATTTGGTCTAGGAATTGATAACTTTTCGCCTCCCAGTATTGGCTCAGATAGGACTGGAACTTTTTTACAAAACAACAATTTAACAGGATGGGGAGATAATATTTCTTTGTCTTATTATCGCTCAACTACTGATGGAGGAAATACCCTCGATGCGATTTATCAACTCCCTTTAAATCCCCAAGAAGGAACCCTACAAATTCGAGTAATTCCGACTTGGACAAGAATTACACAAGAGCCTTTAGATGATTTTAATATTACAGGAAACAAACAAGTTTATGAAATGAGTTTTCGTCAACCATTATGGCGTAATTTATCCGATGAATTTGCCTTATCTGTGGGGTTTCGTTATCAAAATGGACAAACCTTAATTAATGGAGAAATTGCACCCATTGAAAACGCTAGAAATCGCTCTACCATTGTTCAATTGGGACAAGATTATTTAAGTCGAGATGAACAAGGATTTTGGTTCTTACGCTCTCAATTTAATTGGGGAGTTGATTTATTTGATGCGACCATTCGCTCAGGTTCAACCCCTGATAGTCGCTTTTTTAGTTGGTTATTTCAAGGACAGAGAGTACAGCGATGGGATGACAATCATTTGATGATTATTCGAGGAGAATTACAGTTAACTCCTGATCCTTTATTACCGGATCAATGGTTTATTATAGGAGGAGCAGAATCTGTTAGAGGGTATCGACAAAATATTAGATTTGGGGACAATGGCTTTAGATTATCTGTAGAAAATAGAATTAACATTCTGGATAATAGTGTAAATGAATCAACTCTGGAAATTGCTCCTTTTATTGATATGGGAACAGTCTGGTTTGCAACAGACAATGATAATTCACAAAATAAAAAGTTTATCATGGGAACTGGATTAGGATTAATTTGGAATGATGCTGCTACCATTGAAGGATTAACCCTACGTTTAGATTATGGAATTCCTTTAATTTCTTTACCCCATTTCGGTAACAATCTTCAAGAAAAAGGCTTATATTTTCAAATTAATTATTCTCCTTAG
- a CDS encoding bifunctional diguanylate cyclase/phosphodiesterase encodes MNEKSVSININRKTWQKLDQYCQASGKIESAVLEELISLLDKPSILENSNPIQQFQEFSNTIPVPILLIQSINGSINYANPKALSLLGFSLESLLTFSFLDLCEESPQKELLIQQLKTQKSKGNYEVKLKKQDNNYLYASIFLQPLEWNQNLLMVSWCDITIRYQVEQELKEKKAFLQLVLDNIPQLIFWKDTNSIFLGCNRLWAKAAGIVDPEQVRGKTDYDIYNDPNNKHLDPPNNNLNYYREQDLRVINTGKPQLNFVEQKRNPEGQEVWYNTNKIPIKDSKGNIVGVLGTIENITERKLVERALFEEKELAKVTLNSIGEAVITTDSQGIIQDFNPIAQQLTGWTTKEAIYQPISKIFKLIDNGGNSLDNPIYEVLRSSQNQRERRTGILQAKNREQYEIDMVITPIRGQNYQILGTVLIFRDITQASQLAHQLSWEASHDPLTGLVNRRELEKQLTLALEAYKSENIEHILCYLDLDQFKVINDTCGHVAGDELLKEVTHLLQARVRSSDILARLGGDEFGLLLKGCSLKKAEAIANNLRQLVKNFRFTWDNQVFSIGVSIGIVAINQDIKTITSFLNAADAACYAAKERGRNCVYVYQDSDYEVTQQIGQSQWIVRLNNALTDNRFRLYSQKIISIQSPEKVHHEILLRLLDESGNLVSPFAFIPAAERYNLMADIDQWVISNFFKVYSEAYQTQPDLDTTEFKSLYTINLSAISLKNSQLCHFIEEQLSSYKVNPQHLCFEITETTAITNLTEAVQLIEAIKRLGCYFALDDFGSGMSSLSYLKHLPVDYLKIDGSFVKNLTKDSVNYGLIDCFHRIGHVMNMETVAEWVEDQEILQILEEIGVDYAQGYGIERPIPLSF; translated from the coding sequence ATGAATGAGAAATCTGTCAGCATTAATATTAACCGAAAAACTTGGCAAAAGTTAGATCAATATTGCCAAGCATCGGGAAAAATTGAATCAGCAGTTTTAGAAGAATTAATTTCTTTACTTGATAAACCTTCAATTTTAGAAAATTCTAATCCAATTCAACAATTTCAGGAATTTTCTAACACCATTCCTGTGCCGATTCTTTTAATACAAAGTATCAACGGAAGCATCAATTATGCTAACCCAAAAGCTCTTTCTTTATTAGGGTTTTCTTTAGAAAGTTTGTTAACCTTCTCCTTTCTAGATTTGTGTGAGGAAAGTCCTCAAAAAGAATTATTAATTCAGCAATTAAAAACACAAAAATCAAAGGGTAACTATGAAGTAAAACTCAAAAAACAAGATAATAATTATCTCTATGCTAGTATATTCTTACAACCTTTAGAATGGAACCAAAACTTACTAATGGTATCTTGGTGTGATATTACAATTCGCTACCAAGTCGAACAAGAGTTGAAAGAAAAAAAAGCCTTTTTACAATTAGTTTTAGATAATATTCCTCAACTAATTTTTTGGAAAGATACAAATTCCATTTTTTTAGGATGTAATCGTTTATGGGCAAAAGCTGCTGGAATTGTAGACCCAGAACAAGTAAGAGGGAAGACGGATTATGATATTTATAATGACCCTAATAATAAACATTTAGATCCCCCAAATAATAATCTTAATTATTATCGAGAACAGGATCTTCGTGTTATTAATACAGGGAAACCTCAATTAAATTTTGTCGAGCAAAAACGGAATCCAGAAGGACAAGAGGTTTGGTACAATACCAACAAAATTCCCATAAAAGATAGTAAGGGTAATATTGTAGGGGTTTTAGGAACCATTGAAAATATTACCGAACGAAAATTAGTAGAACGAGCTTTATTTGAAGAAAAAGAATTAGCAAAAGTTACCCTAAACTCTATTGGTGAAGCTGTCATTACCACTGATTCCCAAGGCATTATTCAAGACTTTAATCCCATTGCTCAGCAACTAACAGGATGGACTACTAAGGAAGCTATCTATCAACCCATTTCTAAAATTTTTAAACTCATAGATAACGGAGGAAATTCCCTAGATAATCCCATTTATGAAGTGCTAAGAAGCAGTCAAAATCAAAGAGAAAGAAGAACAGGTATTTTACAGGCAAAAAATAGAGAGCAATATGAAATCGATATGGTTATTACCCCCATTCGAGGACAAAATTATCAAATATTAGGGACTGTTTTGATCTTTAGGGATATTACTCAAGCCTCACAATTAGCCCATCAATTATCATGGGAAGCTAGTCATGACCCTTTAACGGGATTAGTTAATCGTAGGGAATTAGAAAAGCAATTAACCCTAGCTTTAGAGGCTTATAAATCCGAAAACATCGAACATATTTTATGTTATTTAGATTTAGATCAATTTAAAGTCATTAATGATACTTGTGGTCATGTGGCAGGGGATGAATTATTAAAAGAAGTGACTCATTTATTACAGGCCAGGGTTCGTAGTAGTGATATTTTAGCACGATTAGGAGGAGACGAATTTGGTTTATTACTTAAAGGATGTTCTCTTAAAAAAGCAGAGGCCATCGCCAATAACTTGAGGCAATTAGTTAAAAACTTTCGATTTACTTGGGATAACCAAGTTTTTTCCATCGGTGTTAGCATCGGAATTGTTGCCATTAATCAAGACATTAAAACCATTACGTCTTTCTTAAATGCAGCAGATGCTGCTTGTTATGCAGCCAAAGAAAGGGGAAGAAACTGTGTTTATGTTTATCAAGATAGTGATTATGAAGTTACTCAACAAATTGGTCAAAGTCAATGGATTGTTCGGTTAAATAATGCACTGACTGACAACCGTTTTCGTCTTTATTCTCAGAAAATTATTTCTATCCAATCTCCTGAGAAAGTTCACCATGAAATTTTATTAAGATTATTGGATGAGTCGGGCAATTTAGTTTCTCCATTCGCTTTTATTCCAGCTGCTGAACGCTATAATTTAATGGCAGACATTGATCAATGGGTAATTAGTAACTTTTTCAAAGTTTATAGTGAAGCTTATCAGACACAACCTGATCTAGATACAACAGAGTTTAAGAGTTTATATACTATTAATTTATCTGCCATTAGTTTAAAAAATAGCCAACTTTGTCATTTTATAGAAGAACAGTTATCCTCCTATAAAGTTAATCCACAACATCTATGTTTTGAAATTACAGAAACCACTGCTATTACTAATCTTACTGAAGCTGTTCAACTGATTGAAGCGATCAAACGGCTAGGTTGTTACTTTGCTCTCGATGATTTTGGAAGTGGTATGAGTTCTTTGTCTTATCTTAAACATTTACCCGTTGATTATTTAAAAATTGATGGCAGTTTTGTTAAAAATTTGACAAAAGATTCAGTTAATTATGGTCTTATTGATTGTTTTCATCGTATTGGTCATGTTATGAATATGGAAACCGTTGCAGAATGGGTTGAAGACCAAGAAATTTTACAAATTTTAGAAGAAATAGGGGTTGATTATGCTCAAGGGTATGGTATTGAAAGACCCATTCCTTTATCCTTTTAA
- the glsA gene encoding glutaminase A → MNYHTFDPLNTNTISPILTCLTDIYKRYQPINEGNVATYIPELAKANPDLFGICITTPDGQIYQVGESQHSFTIQSISKPFVYGLALGDHGVEKIMSKVGVEPTGEAFNSIVFDEENNRPYNPMVNAGAIATTALIKGEGYEQRFNRILSMFEGFAGRSLTVDEAVFESERSTGHRNRAIAYLELNAGMLEGNLEEHLDLYFRQCSILVTAKDLAVMAATLANNGINPITQQQAVNPEEVRAILSVMASCGMYDFSGEWLYRIGLPAKSGVGGGIIAVLPGQFGIGTFSPLLDPRGNSVRGIKVCEELSQRFKFHLFDSHPVSQTCVSRTYTGAMVSSRRQRRAFQRDFLDQAGEKILVYELKGDLYFATLEKLTRQLQSNQQTAKFIVLDGRRVGNVNSSAITLLSEIKQWCLSQEITLMLTGFEPKTTVRLKANGWTDEGFVDNIDTALEWCENCLLAEQDYQDITVKDQLSLEEMDIFKAFTAEEMTAIAPLFSEVSYQPKDFIIREGEKSDRLFLLAKGMTTVSLQLSQTEQRKRLTTYIPGIAFGELALFDINVSQRTADIVADTEVICYVLEFDRLKTLLKTKPEVYIKLLQTFGKTLVNTIKRATLEIRSLSV, encoded by the coding sequence ATGAATTATCACACCTTTGATCCTCTCAACACTAATACAATATCCCCTATTTTAACCTGTCTTACGGATATTTATAAACGCTATCAACCCATCAATGAAGGCAATGTTGCTACTTATATCCCAGAACTAGCGAAAGCGAATCCTGATCTGTTTGGCATTTGTATTACCACCCCAGATGGACAAATTTATCAAGTGGGTGAATCTCAACATTCCTTTACCATTCAATCCATTTCTAAACCCTTTGTCTATGGGTTAGCTTTAGGGGATCATGGAGTCGAGAAAATCATGAGTAAAGTAGGAGTAGAACCCACCGGAGAAGCGTTTAACTCCATCGTTTTTGATGAAGAAAATAACCGTCCTTATAATCCGATGGTCAATGCAGGGGCGATCGCTACTACGGCTTTAATTAAAGGAGAAGGGTATGAACAACGGTTTAACCGTATTTTATCCATGTTTGAAGGGTTCGCAGGACGTTCTTTAACCGTTGATGAAGCCGTGTTTGAGTCCGAAAGGTCAACGGGCCACCGCAATCGGGCCATCGCCTATTTAGAGTTAAATGCAGGGATGTTAGAAGGCAACCTAGAGGAACATCTTGACCTCTATTTTCGCCAATGTTCTATTTTAGTGACAGCCAAAGATTTAGCGGTAATGGCCGCAACCTTAGCCAATAATGGTATTAACCCCATTACCCAACAACAAGCGGTTAACCCAGAGGAAGTCCGTGCCATTCTCAGCGTCATGGCCAGTTGTGGAATGTACGATTTTTCGGGAGAATGGCTCTATCGCATCGGTTTACCGGCTAAAAGTGGGGTAGGAGGCGGTATTATTGCCGTTTTACCGGGTCAGTTTGGCATTGGAACGTTTTCACCCCTTTTAGATCCTAGGGGTAATAGTGTCCGAGGAATTAAAGTGTGTGAGGAACTGTCCCAACGGTTTAAGTTTCATTTATTTGATAGTCATCCTGTTTCCCAAACTTGCGTCAGTCGCACCTATACTGGGGCGATGGTATCTTCAAGACGACAAAGACGAGCATTTCAAAGGGATTTTTTAGATCAAGCAGGGGAGAAAATTTTAGTTTACGAACTCAAAGGGGATCTTTATTTTGCCACCCTAGAAAAGTTAACCCGTCAGCTACAAAGTAACCAACAAACCGCTAAATTTATTGTTCTAGATGGTCGTCGGGTGGGTAATGTGAATAGTAGTGCCATTACCTTACTTTCGGAAATTAAACAATGGTGTTTAAGTCAAGAAATTACCTTGATGTTGACAGGATTTGAGCCAAAAACAACGGTAAGACTTAAAGCTAATGGTTGGACAGATGAAGGGTTTGTGGACAATATTGATACAGCCTTAGAATGGTGTGAAAATTGTTTATTAGCGGAGCAAGATTACCAAGATATAACGGTTAAAGATCAGTTGTCATTAGAAGAGATGGATATCTTTAAAGCATTTACAGCCGAAGAAATGACAGCGATCGCTCCTTTATTTTCTGAGGTTTCCTATCAACCTAAGGACTTTATTATTCGGGAAGGAGAAAAAAGCGATCGTTTATTTTTGTTAGCTAAAGGAATGACAACGGTTTCGTTACAACTGTCTCAAACAGAACAAAGAAAACGCTTAACTACCTATATTCCTGGGATTGCTTTTGGAGAATTAGCCCTTTTTGATATTAACGTGAGTCAAAGAACGGCTGATATTGTGGCAGATACTGAAGTCATTTGTTATGTTTTAGAATTCGATAGATTAAAGACTTTACTGAAGACAAAACCTGAAGTTTATATCAAGCTACTGCAAACCTTTGGAAAAACCCTTGTTAATACCATTAAACGGGCAACCTTAGAAATTCGTAGTTTATCTGTTTAA
- a CDS encoding DUF928 domain-containing protein: MKKSSTLNPWQKLSLFLSLLVLGVSFPLLPTLSSPLLNRSILSLNFPDTGDRGAPKKSAGGGTRSDDETCLTNEENEPPLVVLMPNRENKGKTASDTPTFYGYIPTTTATQGEFVLVDADNNEVYYTQFPLPSTPGIIKLEIPKTVALKPGSYNWSLMVICDSRYRNRDKYVEGSLEYVDLAQGLENENQAQPSLEKAQVYADASLWFETLDTLAQIKEENPQEWQELLTSVGLEMLAEVPMVDCCQSDN, translated from the coding sequence ATGAAAAAAAGCTCAACTTTAAACCCTTGGCAAAAACTTAGTTTGTTCCTTTCTCTTCTCGTTTTAGGCGTTTCTTTTCCCTTATTACCGACCCTATCTTCTCCCTTATTAAATCGTTCTATTCTTAGCTTAAATTTTCCCGATACCGGTGATAGAGGGGCTCCGAAAAAAAGCGCAGGAGGAGGAACCCGTAGTGACGATGAAACCTGTTTAACGAATGAAGAGAATGAACCCCCCTTAGTTGTTTTGATGCCAAACCGAGAAAATAAAGGAAAAACTGCCAGCGATACCCCAACCTTTTATGGCTATATCCCTACCACAACTGCAACCCAAGGGGAATTTGTTTTAGTTGATGCAGATAATAATGAAGTGTATTATACTCAATTTCCTTTACCTTCAACCCCAGGGATTATTAAGCTAGAAATTCCCAAAACAGTAGCCTTAAAACCCGGTAGTTATAATTGGTCATTGATGGTTATTTGTGATTCTCGTTATCGAAATCGAGATAAATATGTAGAGGGTTCTTTGGAATATGTTGATCTCGCCCAAGGATTGGAAAATGAAAATCAAGCGCAACCTTCCTTAGAAAAAGCCCAAGTTTATGCTGATGCGAGTCTCTGGTTTGAAACCCTTGACACCTTAGCTCAAATAAAAGAAGAAAATCCCCAAGAATGGCAAGAACTTTTAACCTCAGTGGGGTTAGAAATGTTAGCAGAAGTTCCTATGGTTGATTGTTGTCAATCTGATAATTAA
- a CDS encoding CHASE2 domain-containing protein — protein sequence MWEGLKHFFWQTRGVWITIPTVAGLVILLRLGGVLQGWEWDLFDFYMKSRPPETKDDRIAIVGINENDLHRRNESIISDQVLGELLNKLKAQNPRAIGLDIYRDLPVPPGHDTLVEVFETTPNLVGIQKVAGEVGWETVAPPPILKEKGQVGANDLIFDGDNRVRRGLISLDTEDGETVYSFGLHLALHYLDQEGIGPEMIPGTDQWKLGKTLFSPLNPNDGGYVRTDAGGYQLLINYRGGDGTFETVSMTDILDNKVPADWASDRIIIIGKVGESFKDLFFTPYSSGLIGLPEPVAGAEIHANLVSQILSASLEDRPLFKTWSDPLEWLWIVFWAGMGATLTWTFRYQQGSKNASLKRWIGIFGVGMILIGSTYVAFLEGWWLPVVPPFLAFLGSTMAITAYIARTAADIRKTFGRYLTDQVVANLLENPQGLSLGGERRKITILTSDLRGFTATSERLPPEEVVKILNFYLGKMADVITEYEGTIDEFMGDGILVLFGAPTAQDNDAQRAIACAVAMQLAMKSVNEQMKQWDLPKLEMGIGINTGEVVVGNIGSEKRTKYGVVGSQVNLTYRVESYTLGGQILIAEATLKEAGSMVVIESEKQVQPKGVQEPISIYEVGGIKGNYNLFLAKQEEIFVKIPQPLSLQYSILDGKNVADIKYHGKLVELSANGGIIDYDHDDAQGLISGMTNIKCNLFSSETSELISDDIYAKVLDKSNKNGGFYIRFTAKPPNITKQLEEIYQSLI from the coding sequence ATGTGGGAAGGGTTAAAACATTTTTTCTGGCAAACCCGTGGGGTGTGGATTACAATACCAACTGTCGCAGGATTGGTTATCCTGTTACGGTTAGGAGGAGTATTACAAGGATGGGAATGGGACTTATTTGATTTTTATATGAAATCTCGCCCCCCAGAAACGAAAGATGATCGCATTGCTATTGTTGGCATTAATGAAAATGACTTACACCGACGCAACGAGTCCATTATTAGTGATCAAGTCTTAGGGGAATTACTCAATAAATTAAAAGCCCAAAACCCTCGTGCTATTGGCTTAGATATTTATCGAGATTTACCCGTTCCTCCAGGCCATGACACATTAGTGGAGGTCTTCGAGACAACCCCCAATCTTGTCGGTATCCAAAAAGTCGCCGGGGAAGTGGGATGGGAAACCGTTGCACCGCCCCCCATTTTAAAAGAAAAAGGTCAAGTGGGGGCTAATGACTTAATTTTTGATGGAGATAACCGAGTGAGACGGGGGTTAATTTCCTTAGATACCGAAGACGGAGAAACGGTTTATAGTTTTGGCCTTCATCTCGCTTTACATTACCTCGATCAAGAAGGCATTGGCCCGGAAATGATCCCAGGAACCGATCAATGGAAACTCGGAAAAACCCTGTTTTCTCCCCTCAACCCCAACGATGGGGGTTACGTTCGCACCGATGCAGGAGGTTATCAACTATTAATTAATTATCGGGGAGGGGATGGCACCTTTGAAACCGTGTCTATGACCGATATTCTCGATAATAAGGTTCCTGCGGATTGGGCCAGCGATCGCATTATTATTATCGGTAAAGTAGGAGAAAGCTTCAAAGACCTTTTTTTTACTCCTTATAGTAGTGGTTTAATTGGCTTACCTGAACCCGTGGCCGGGGCTGAAATTCACGCTAATTTAGTCAGTCAAATTCTAAGCGCATCCTTAGAAGATCGTCCCTTGTTTAAAACCTGGTCAGACCCTCTAGAATGGCTGTGGATCGTCTTTTGGGCAGGGATGGGGGCTACTTTAACCTGGACGTTTCGCTACCAGCAGGGGTCAAAAAACGCCTCGCTGAAGCGATGGATTGGTATTTTCGGGGTAGGCATGATTTTAATCGGTAGTACCTATGTTGCCTTCCTTGAAGGGTGGTGGCTTCCCGTTGTTCCGCCATTTTTGGCCTTTTTGGGGTCAACCATGGCCATCACTGCCTATATTGCCCGTACTGCGGCCGATATTCGCAAAACCTTTGGTCGCTATCTAACGGATCAAGTGGTAGCTAATTTGTTAGAAAATCCTCAAGGCTTATCCTTGGGAGGAGAACGAAGAAAGATCACGATTTTAACCTCAGATTTGCGAGGATTTACTGCAACCTCTGAACGATTACCCCCTGAAGAAGTGGTGAAAATTCTTAACTTTTATTTGGGGAAAATGGCTGATGTTATCACTGAATATGAAGGGACGATTGATGAGTTTATGGGGGATGGTATCTTAGTATTATTTGGTGCGCCTACTGCCCAAGATAATGACGCTCAACGGGCGATCGCTTGTGCCGTTGCCATGCAGTTAGCCATGAAATCTGTTAACGAACAGATGAAACAATGGGATTTACCTAAACTAGAGATGGGAATTGGTATTAATACAGGGGAGGTGGTTGTGGGTAATATTGGTTCAGAAAAACGGACAAAATATGGGGTAGTCGGTTCTCAAGTTAATTTAACCTATCGCGTGGAATCTTATACCCTCGGAGGACAAATTTTGATAGCTGAGGCCACGTTAAAGGAAGCAGGATCAATGGTTGTCATTGAATCAGAAAAACAGGTACAACCCAAAGGGGTTCAAGAACCCATTTCGATTTACGAAGTGGGAGGAATTAAGGGAAATTATAATTTATTTTTAGCAAAACAAGAAGAAATTTTTGTCAAAATACCTCAACCTTTATCGCTTCAATATAGTATTTTGGATGGAAAAAATGTTGCTGATATTAAGTATCATGGTAAGTTAGTAGAATTATCAGCAAATGGGGGGATAATTGATTATGATCACGATGATGCTCAAGGTTTGATCTCAGGAATGACTAACATTAAGTGTAATTTATTCAGTTCCGAAACCTCTGAATTAATTAGTGACGATATTTATGCTAAGGTTCTAGATAAATCTAATAAAAATGGAGGGTTTTATATTCGTTTTACGGCTAAACCTCCTAACATTACTAAACAATTAGAAGAAATTTATCAAAGTCTCATCTAA
- a CDS encoding MBL fold metallo-hydrolase yields the protein MYQLLFLGSGSAFTVGTDNFHSNIFLITETGKKLLIDCGSDLRFSLHKEGFSHRDITDIYISHLHSDHAGGLEYVGLTTKFDPRCDKPNLYLSHDIASKIWENTLSGGMGSIEGTITSLESFFNVHAVDNNRCFSWQNINFELVKTIHINNGTYVMPTYGLFFEVNHQKIFITSDTQLCYQELETYYQKADIIFHDCETSKYPTPVHSHYQELVKLPNQIKGKIWLYGYQPGELPNAEKDGFLGFVNRGDKFVIQDI from the coding sequence ATGTATCAGCTACTTTTTTTAGGTTCAGGTTCAGCATTTACCGTCGGGACTGATAATTTTCATTCTAATATATTTCTTATCACTGAAACAGGGAAAAAATTATTAATTGATTGTGGGTCTGATCTTCGTTTTTCTTTGCATAAAGAAGGGTTTTCCCATCGAGATATTACAGATATTTATATTAGTCACTTACATTCTGATCATGCTGGAGGGTTAGAATATGTTGGATTAACCACTAAATTTGATCCTCGATGTGATAAACCTAATTTATATTTAAGTCATGATATTGCTAGTAAAATTTGGGAAAATACCCTATCAGGAGGAATGGGATCGATTGAAGGAACAATTACCAGTTTAGAGAGTTTTTTTAACGTTCATGCTGTTGATAATAACCGATGCTTTAGTTGGCAAAATATTAACTTTGAATTAGTGAAAACGATTCATATCAATAACGGAACTTATGTGATGCCAACTTATGGTTTATTTTTTGAAGTTAATCATCAGAAAATTTTTATCACCAGTGATACCCAATTATGTTATCAAGAACTTGAAACTTACTATCAGAAAGCTGATATTATTTTTCATGATTGTGAAACCTCAAAATATCCTACCCCTGTTCATTCACATTATCAAGAATTGGTTAAGTTACCCAATCAGATAAAAGGAAAAATATGGTTATATGGGTATCAACCAGGAGAACTTCCGAATGCAGAAAAAGATGGTTTTTTAGGGTTTGTTAACAGAGGAGATAAATTTGTAATTCAAGATATTTAG